The following coding sequences are from one Pusillimonas sp. DMV24BSW_D window:
- a CDS encoding branched-chain amino acid ABC transporter permease: protein MDPAIFLIQCLNAVQYGLLLFLVASGLTLIFGIMGIINLAHGAFYMIGAYMAFALQPVVAQYLGGGFVVTVLVCVLLATLLGYFLEWAFYSYLYNREHLQQVLMTYGLILVFEELRSIIVGNDVHGVPVPSWLAGSVQLGDVMTYPVYRLFISAMCIVVGLLMFWVLTRTRLGMMIRAGASNREMINSLGIDINRLFRIVFAIGVALAAFAGAIAAPVSSVYPGMGNAVIIICFVVVVIGGIGSIKGAFLAAMLVGFVDTFGQVFFPAAAGVMVYLLMAAILLFKPEGLFKH from the coding sequence GTGGACCCGGCCATCTTCCTGATCCAGTGCCTTAACGCCGTGCAATACGGTTTGTTGCTTTTTCTGGTCGCCAGCGGCCTGACCCTCATTTTCGGCATCATGGGCATTATCAACCTTGCTCATGGCGCCTTCTACATGATCGGGGCCTACATGGCCTTTGCCTTGCAGCCCGTCGTAGCACAGTACTTGGGCGGCGGCTTCGTCGTGACCGTACTGGTGTGCGTGCTGCTGGCCACCCTATTGGGCTATTTTCTTGAATGGGCCTTTTACAGCTACCTGTACAACCGCGAGCACTTGCAGCAAGTGCTCATGACCTACGGGCTCATCCTGGTCTTTGAGGAACTTCGCAGCATCATTGTGGGCAACGACGTGCATGGCGTGCCGGTGCCTTCCTGGCTGGCCGGTTCCGTCCAGTTGGGCGACGTCATGACCTATCCGGTGTACCGCTTGTTCATCTCGGCAATGTGTATTGTTGTGGGCTTGCTGATGTTCTGGGTCCTTACCCGAACCCGCCTGGGCATGATGATTCGCGCCGGCGCCAGCAACCGCGAAATGATCAACTCCTTGGGCATTGACATCAATCGGCTGTTTCGCATCGTGTTCGCCATCGGCGTAGCGTTGGCAGCATTTGCCGGAGCCATCGCCGCCCCCGTGTCGTCGGTATATCCCGGCATGGGCAATGCGGTAATTATTATCTGCTTCGTGGTGGTGGTCATCGGGGGCATCGGCTCAATCAAGGGCGCCTTCCTGGCCGCCATGTTGGTGGGCTTTGTCGATACGTTCGGGCAAGTGTTCTTCCCAGCCGCCGCCGGCGTCATGGTGTACCTGTTAATGGCCGCCATCCTACTGTTCAAGCCCGAAGGGCTCTTCAAACACTAA
- a CDS encoding alpha/beta fold hydrolase, with protein MPVLEKGKLKLDYIDEGEGPVIVLLHSSASGNRQWRGFIKSMRSNYRLLAVNLFGYGDTTVWSSVGTQTFYAQVELIKVLVQNLQEPFSLVGHSFGGAVAMRAALSFGRQVEKLVLFEPIPFHLLRQNGPSDIYLEAITLLHHVKCYGSLGDWSRVAETFADYWSGVGTWERMPEDRKAIFTKNIVPAFYEVDSLISEDTTIQQFGKISAQTLALYATTTQRPIHALMALFKQECDSWTVQELNGVGHMAPLTHPDLFASMVHDFLSTEERRGVCLG; from the coding sequence ATGCCGGTTCTCGAAAAAGGCAAATTAAAGCTTGACTATATCGATGAAGGCGAGGGTCCAGTGATTGTCTTGCTACATAGTTCGGCAAGTGGGAATCGTCAGTGGCGTGGTTTTATTAAAAGCATGCGAAGCAATTATCGACTGTTAGCAGTTAATTTATTTGGGTACGGCGACACAACTGTATGGAGCAGCGTCGGTACACAGACGTTTTATGCCCAAGTGGAACTTATTAAAGTATTAGTGCAAAATTTGCAGGAGCCTTTCTCGCTTGTAGGCCATTCGTTTGGGGGAGCAGTCGCCATGCGCGCCGCTTTGTCATTTGGGCGGCAAGTTGAAAAATTGGTGCTTTTTGAGCCAATTCCATTCCATCTGTTACGGCAAAACGGGCCTTCAGACATCTATCTTGAGGCGATTACACTTTTGCATCATGTTAAGTGTTACGGTTCTTTGGGAGACTGGTCAAGAGTCGCTGAAACTTTTGCCGATTATTGGTCAGGTGTGGGGACATGGGAGCGCATGCCAGAAGACCGAAAGGCTATATTCACAAAAAATATTGTTCCTGCATTCTATGAAGTAGACAGCTTGATTTCTGAAGACACCACGATTCAACAGTTTGGAAAAATCTCTGCACAAACGCTTGCACTTTACGCCACAACGACTCAGCGGCCTATTCATGCCTTAATGGCGTTGTTCAAGCAAGAGTGTGATAGTTGGACGGTGCAGGAGCTTAATGGGGTCGGACATATGGCTCCGTTAACCCACCCAGACCTTTTTGCTTCCATGGTTCATGATTTTTTATCTACAGAGGAACGTCGCGGGGTCTGCTTAGGTTAA
- a CDS encoding branched-chain amino acid ABC transporter permease, producing the protein MRFVLRAILLLVLLAVVLALPSFASTYYLSLVIKIMIYALFALSLQLLVGCTGLVSLGHSAFFGIAAYFVTLLSPESGAGNMLWLLPGAVVATMVYAAVTGALALRTKGVYFIMVTLAFAQMAYYVFHDTALGGGTDGIYLYFRPEIRLGDWVVLNIDDQFVFYVFTLACMLLTWLFLSLLMRSRFGAALTGIRVNEQRMRAAGFSTFKYKLTAYVIGCGLASVAGFLYAAKDGYVNPELLAWEQSGLVLLMVILGGMGRLWGAILGAIALTLLQEVFQSHALFGDFASRWHLTFGLAIIALVAVLPQGLAGLPEQLRNRRRAKSIVPASAQ; encoded by the coding sequence ATGCGTTTCGTTCTTCGTGCCATTTTGTTGCTGGTGCTGCTGGCGGTGGTGCTGGCCTTGCCCTCATTCGCCTCCACCTACTATCTGAGCCTGGTCATCAAGATCATGATCTACGCTCTGTTCGCGCTAAGCCTGCAGTTGCTGGTGGGATGCACAGGCTTGGTCAGTCTGGGCCATTCCGCCTTCTTCGGCATTGCCGCGTACTTCGTCACCCTGCTGTCGCCCGAGTCGGGCGCGGGCAATATGCTGTGGCTGCTGCCCGGCGCTGTGGTCGCCACCATGGTGTATGCGGCCGTGACCGGCGCGCTGGCACTGCGCACCAAGGGGGTGTATTTCATTATGGTCACGCTGGCGTTCGCGCAGATGGCCTACTACGTATTCCACGATACCGCGCTGGGCGGCGGCACTGACGGCATCTATTTGTATTTCCGTCCTGAAATCCGCCTGGGCGACTGGGTCGTGCTGAATATCGACGACCAGTTCGTGTTCTATGTGTTCACGCTGGCCTGCATGCTGCTTACCTGGCTGTTCCTGTCGCTGCTGATGCGCTCGCGCTTTGGCGCCGCGCTTACCGGCATCCGCGTGAACGAACAGCGCATGCGTGCGGCCGGGTTTTCCACCTTCAAGTACAAGCTTACGGCCTATGTCATCGGCTGCGGCCTGGCCAGCGTGGCGGGGTTTTTGTACGCGGCCAAAGACGGCTACGTCAACCCCGAGCTGCTGGCCTGGGAGCAATCGGGTCTGGTGCTGCTAATGGTTATTCTGGGTGGCATGGGCCGCCTGTGGGGCGCCATTCTCGGCGCCATCGCGCTGACGCTGTTGCAAGAGGTCTTTCAATCGCACGCGCTATTTGGCGATTTTGCCAGCCGCTGGCATCTAACCTTCGGCCTGGCCATTATCGCCCTGGTCGCTGTGCTGCCCCAAGGCTTGGCAGGGCTTCCAGAACAGCTGCGCAACCGTCGTCGCGCCAAGTCCATCGTGCCGGCTTCGGCCCAGTAA
- a CDS encoding ABC transporter ATP-binding protein, producing MSALIEASGLHTYYGASHILHGIDMRIEAGESIGLLGRNGMGKTTLIRTVMGHLPPAQGKIVIRGRDNTRTQPHQVARLGVAYVPEGRGIFPNLDVRENLLVAARPGYKGRKDWSYERVLETFPRLTERLGHGGQQLSGGEQQMLAIGRALMTNPDVLILDEATEGLAPLIIAEIWRIIESIRETGVATLIVDRNYRKVLAHTDRCIVLEKGKVVEQRDSATLSSQAELLTRYLGV from the coding sequence ATGAGCGCGCTGATCGAAGCCTCTGGGCTGCATACTTACTACGGCGCCAGCCACATCCTGCATGGTATAGACATGCGCATCGAGGCCGGCGAGTCCATCGGGCTGCTGGGCCGCAACGGCATGGGCAAAACCACGCTGATCCGCACGGTCATGGGCCACCTTCCACCCGCACAGGGCAAAATTGTGATTCGGGGCCGGGACAACACCCGCACCCAGCCCCACCAGGTGGCTCGCCTTGGGGTGGCATATGTGCCCGAAGGGCGCGGCATCTTCCCCAACCTTGATGTGCGCGAAAACCTGCTCGTGGCGGCCCGCCCCGGCTACAAAGGACGCAAAGACTGGTCTTACGAGCGCGTGCTGGAAACCTTCCCCCGGCTCACCGAAAGACTGGGCCACGGGGGGCAGCAGCTTTCGGGCGGCGAACAACAGATGCTGGCTATTGGTCGCGCCTTAATGACCAACCCCGACGTGCTCATTCTGGACGAGGCAACCGAAGGGCTGGCGCCGCTCATTATTGCCGAGATCTGGCGCATTATCGAATCCATTCGTGAAACCGGGGTGGCAACCCTAATCGTCGACCGCAACTACCGCAAGGTATTGGCGCACACCGATCGCTGCATCGTGCTGGAAAAAGGCAAGGTGGTCGAGCAGCGTGATAGCGCCACGCTGTCTAGCCAGGCCGAGTTGCTGACGCGGTACCTGGGGGTGTAG
- a CDS encoding TetR/AcrR family transcriptional regulator gives MPKQSSQKKSVDTTGSNRSQLTPQDWINAATEVLIDKSIDAVRVDVLAKGLNVTRGSFYWHFKDREDLLKQLLTKWRDEATEQLIDRFEHSGANADALLDDLLTLPFRGYAALRSASIELAIRAWARRNEMAKQFVAEVDAKRLAYTAQCFVGIGFSLQEANMRAYLLYSYIIGESLMREQGTDQQKQQRRSYVHQLLLKR, from the coding sequence ATGCCTAAGCAATCGTCACAAAAAAAAAGCGTTGATACGACCGGCTCAAACCGCTCGCAACTAACCCCTCAAGATTGGATCAACGCTGCCACAGAGGTATTAATCGACAAAAGTATCGACGCCGTAAGGGTCGACGTTCTAGCGAAGGGGCTAAACGTCACCCGAGGTAGTTTTTATTGGCACTTCAAAGACAGAGAAGACTTACTTAAACAGTTGCTCACAAAGTGGCGGGATGAAGCCACAGAACAGCTAATTGATCGATTTGAGCATAGCGGCGCCAATGCTGACGCGTTACTTGATGATCTTCTCACGCTTCCATTTCGCGGATACGCAGCACTCCGATCTGCCTCCATCGAATTAGCAATCCGTGCCTGGGCTAGGCGAAATGAAATGGCAAAGCAATTTGTAGCAGAAGTAGATGCGAAACGATTAGCTTATACCGCTCAGTGTTTCGTGGGGATTGGCTTTTCTTTACAAGAAGCAAACATGCGAGCGTATTTGCTATATAGCTACATAATTGGCGAGTCTCTTATGCGTGAACAAGGCACTGACCAACAGAAACAACAACGACGTTCATACGTACACCAGCTATTATTGAAACGTTGA
- a CDS encoding ABC transporter substrate-binding protein: MKRERKEDARRTGRLKRGLGLVYAAALLAAAPVMAASDADRPVKVGFMLPYSGTYAALGDGITNAFKMAIDQQGGKLGGRDIEYYSVDDASDPSKAVENANRLVKRDDVDVIIGTVHSGVSMALSKVARDSNTLLIVPNAGADEVTGVMCAPNIFRTSFSNWQPSYAMGGVVADQGHKKVVTLTWKYAGGEQMVAGFKESFEAKDGEIVKELYIPFPSVEFQPFLTEIASIKPDAVYVFFAGGGAVKFVQDYAAAGLNRNVPLYATGFLTEGTLEAQGAAAEGIHTTLHYADGLDTPRDNAFREAYKKTYKLEPDVYTVQGYDAAQLLIAGLNGVKGDISDQKGVIAAMESAKIDSPRGSFTMSKAHNPVQDIYLRKVQDKQNVVVGIASKALEDPARGCKL, translated from the coding sequence ATGAAAAGAGAAAGGAAGGAAGACGCCCGCCGTACCGGGCGTTTGAAACGCGGTCTAGGTCTGGTCTATGCGGCTGCTTTGCTTGCCGCAGCCCCCGTGATGGCGGCAAGCGACGCCGATCGCCCGGTTAAGGTTGGCTTCATGCTGCCCTATTCGGGAACCTATGCGGCGTTGGGAGACGGCATTACCAACGCGTTCAAGATGGCTATTGACCAGCAAGGAGGCAAGCTGGGCGGCCGCGACATTGAGTACTACTCGGTCGATGATGCTTCTGACCCATCGAAAGCAGTAGAAAATGCCAATCGCCTGGTAAAGCGTGATGATGTAGACGTAATCATCGGCACGGTGCACAGCGGCGTATCGATGGCCTTGTCGAAAGTGGCGCGCGACAGCAACACCTTGCTTATAGTACCCAACGCCGGCGCGGACGAAGTTACCGGCGTGATGTGTGCGCCGAATATATTCCGCACCTCATTTTCGAACTGGCAGCCCTCGTATGCCATGGGGGGCGTGGTAGCCGACCAGGGTCATAAAAAGGTGGTGACGCTAACCTGGAAATACGCCGGCGGCGAGCAAATGGTGGCGGGCTTCAAAGAGTCTTTCGAAGCCAAGGACGGTGAAATCGTCAAAGAGCTTTATATCCCGTTTCCGAGCGTTGAGTTCCAGCCCTTCCTGACCGAAATTGCAAGCATCAAGCCCGATGCCGTGTATGTGTTCTTTGCTGGTGGCGGAGCGGTGAAGTTCGTGCAAGATTACGCAGCGGCCGGCTTGAACCGCAACGTTCCGCTATATGCCACAGGCTTCCTTACCGAAGGCACGCTTGAAGCCCAAGGGGCGGCCGCCGAAGGCATACACACCACCCTGCACTACGCCGATGGGCTTGATACGCCGCGCGATAACGCTTTCCGTGAGGCGTACAAAAAGACTTATAAGCTTGAGCCGGATGTCTATACCGTACAGGGTTACGATGCGGCGCAGCTTCTAATTGCCGGACTCAACGGCGTGAAAGGTGACATCAGCGACCAGAAAGGCGTTATAGCGGCGATGGAAAGCGCCAAAATAGATAGCCCGCGTGGCTCATTCACAATGTCCAAGGCGCATAACCCGGTGCAAGATATCTATCTGCGTAAGGTGCAAGACAAGCAGAACGTGGTCGTGGGCATTGCAAGCAAGGCGCTTGAAGACCCAGCACGTGGATGCAAGCTGTAA
- a CDS encoding ABC transporter ATP-binding protein, which translates to MTQTLLSAKNITRRFGGLTAIDNVSLELKRGAVHAVIGTNGAGKSTLVSVLAGELAPNEGTIFMNQENITTWPQPRRARAGMGRSYQRTTIFPSLTVHENCRLTAQANHQHFWSWLPSSRCKQSNEAADRALELAGLSGFSNQVAGLLSHGGKRQLEIAMSLSTHPAVLLLDEPLAGMGSEETDRMLNLLDSLKAQHAILLVEHDMDAVFRISDEITVMVNGAVIAHGDPAGIKADPLVQTAYLGDDE; encoded by the coding sequence ATGACGCAAACATTACTCTCGGCCAAGAACATCACACGCCGTTTCGGCGGCCTGACCGCCATCGACAACGTCTCGCTTGAACTCAAGCGCGGCGCCGTGCACGCCGTGATCGGCACCAACGGCGCCGGCAAATCCACTCTTGTCAGCGTGCTGGCGGGCGAATTGGCGCCCAACGAAGGCACCATTTTCATGAACCAGGAAAACATCACCACCTGGCCGCAGCCCCGTCGCGCGCGCGCAGGCATGGGGCGCAGCTATCAGCGCACCACGATTTTTCCTTCGCTGACCGTGCACGAAAACTGCCGCCTGACCGCCCAGGCCAACCATCAGCACTTCTGGAGCTGGCTGCCTTCCAGCCGTTGCAAGCAAAGCAACGAGGCCGCCGATCGCGCGCTGGAACTGGCCGGCCTGTCGGGCTTCAGCAACCAGGTCGCGGGGCTGCTCTCGCATGGGGGCAAGCGCCAACTGGAAATTGCCATGAGCCTGTCCACGCACCCCGCGGTGCTGTTGCTGGACGAGCCTTTGGCCGGCATGGGTTCAGAAGAAACCGACCGCATGCTGAACCTGCTCGACTCGCTCAAGGCCCAGCACGCCATCCTTCTGGTAGAGCACGACATGGATGCCGTGTTCCGCATCTCGGACGAGATCACCGTGATGGTTAACGGCGCCGTCATCGCGCATGGCGATCCGGCCGGCATCAAGGCCGATCCACTGGTGCAAACCGCCTATCTCGGAGACGACGAATGA
- a CDS encoding benzoate-CoA ligase family protein: MSSELPPLRGNIVDYLFEPSLGSDLASRACLTTPEGDTSFQELHERCCQVGNLLGSLGIKPGERVMFSVLDGVDFMSLFLGVMKVGAVSLPINTFLTAKDYGYYLRDSQARMLVIDESLVPLIQQVSHTQELPEHVFVTGKETGGFRSLEDALRDLPIHVPTCECEPDDVAFWLYSSGSTGDPKGVLHTHAHIHASCELFGKNTLGIKEDDVIVCPPKMFFAYGLGFKVYMPLRACARVVADAQPGRPQRVWEIIEQHRPTLLVAVPTIFSGLFETLKHVDKETIQHVFEPLRFCVSGGEVLAPSLVRAWKELTGTDILDGVGTTEMTHMFVINRPGKVVPGSSGKVVDGYQVRLVDENWKDVPCGEIGNMYAIGPSAAQQYWNKAEKTAATMRDGGVLTGDKFYQDQDGNYFYVGRNDDMLRAGGIWVSPAEIESTMLEHPDIAECAVVGVEDEHRLVKPRAYVVLRDNVVPTSELEQSIKEAVRSKLAHYKCPRWIEFVDSLPKTATGKIQRFKLRELAHSTKHGAAADARQSA, from the coding sequence ATGAGTTCCGAATTACCGCCGCTGCGCGGAAATATAGTCGACTACCTGTTCGAGCCATCGCTGGGTTCAGATCTGGCTTCGCGCGCCTGCCTGACCACGCCTGAAGGCGACACGTCATTTCAAGAGTTGCATGAGCGGTGCTGCCAGGTCGGAAACCTGTTGGGCAGCCTTGGCATAAAGCCTGGTGAGCGGGTGATGTTCAGCGTGCTCGATGGCGTGGACTTCATGTCTTTGTTCCTGGGCGTTATGAAGGTCGGCGCGGTCAGCTTGCCAATTAACACCTTTCTTACCGCCAAAGACTATGGCTACTACTTGCGCGATAGCCAAGCACGTATGCTTGTCATTGACGAGAGCTTGGTCCCATTGATTCAGCAGGTCAGCCATACCCAGGAGCTTCCAGAGCACGTGTTTGTCACTGGCAAAGAAACCGGTGGCTTTCGTTCGCTTGAAGACGCGCTACGCGACCTGCCAATTCATGTGCCCACCTGTGAGTGCGAGCCAGACGACGTGGCATTCTGGCTTTACAGTTCGGGCAGTACAGGAGACCCGAAAGGTGTGTTGCACACGCATGCGCATATTCATGCGTCGTGTGAACTATTTGGCAAGAACACACTGGGCATAAAGGAGGACGATGTCATTGTGTGTCCGCCCAAGATGTTCTTTGCGTATGGGCTTGGCTTCAAAGTGTATATGCCGTTGCGGGCGTGCGCGCGCGTGGTGGCCGATGCCCAGCCGGGACGCCCACAGCGGGTCTGGGAAATCATTGAGCAACATCGACCCACGTTGTTGGTGGCTGTACCTACGATTTTCTCAGGCCTTTTTGAAACCTTGAAGCACGTCGACAAGGAAACCATACAGCATGTTTTTGAACCGCTACGCTTTTGCGTAAGCGGTGGCGAGGTTCTGGCTCCGTCGCTGGTACGCGCCTGGAAAGAACTTACTGGCACCGACATTCTAGACGGGGTCGGCACCACTGAAATGACTCATATGTTTGTCATTAACCGCCCGGGGAAGGTGGTGCCCGGCAGTTCGGGCAAGGTCGTGGATGGATACCAGGTAAGGCTGGTGGATGAGAACTGGAAAGACGTTCCCTGCGGCGAAATCGGCAATATGTACGCCATCGGCCCTTCGGCGGCTCAACAATACTGGAACAAGGCCGAGAAAACCGCCGCAACGATGCGGGATGGTGGTGTCCTGACCGGAGACAAGTTCTATCAAGACCAGGATGGAAACTATTTTTACGTCGGACGCAACGATGACATGTTGCGCGCTGGTGGAATTTGGGTGTCGCCGGCTGAAATTGAAAGCACCATGCTCGAGCACCCCGACATTGCCGAGTGTGCCGTAGTTGGAGTCGAAGACGAGCATCGGCTTGTCAAGCCAAGAGCGTATGTGGTGCTACGCGACAACGTCGTTCCCACATCTGAGCTGGAGCAGTCCATTAAAGAGGCTGTGCGCTCAAAACTGGCTCATTACAAATGCCCACGGTGGATTGAGTTCGTCGATAGCTTGCCCAAAACGGCGACAGGAAAAATACAGCGCTTCAAACTGCGCGAGCTGGCACACAGCACCAAACATGGCGCCGCGGCTGACGCTCGGCAAAGTGCATAA
- a CDS encoding 2Fe-2S iron-sulfur cluster-binding protein, translating to MSRYQIKVSETDISTIAAEGVSVLDACLEGGVALEYNCRSGECGECIATLVSGTVKELPGADPAIFNDGHRAEGKILACMCYPQSDLVLSTRLSARPQAAIGHHHVHVTQVIPHGPSIYEVRMLSDQPIDYEAGQYFEWVVPGVSSNRSYSVANRPGSCELIFHVKAYEHGEVSQYLKQGRLREGDMFELVGPYGTFGLGSQAEAPAVMVAGGTGLAPLCALLEEEFASGRKRQIRLFFGARASCELYWLDRLQQWAQKHPQFQYFPVIADPDSSPDWQGELGLVTDLMQRKLTDAMGYEAYLCGPPAMIDAVEDLLICKGIDESDLHADRFLAMV from the coding sequence ATGAGCCGCTATCAAATCAAAGTCTCTGAGACCGACATCTCGACAATTGCAGCGGAAGGGGTGTCGGTGCTGGATGCTTGTCTTGAGGGCGGGGTGGCTCTTGAATACAACTGCCGTTCTGGCGAGTGTGGCGAATGTATCGCCACGCTGGTCAGCGGCACGGTCAAAGAGCTTCCGGGCGCCGACCCCGCTATTTTTAACGACGGGCATCGCGCCGAAGGAAAGATCTTGGCCTGCATGTGTTATCCGCAGTCCGATCTGGTGTTGTCGACGCGTCTTTCGGCCAGGCCGCAGGCGGCGATAGGGCACCATCACGTGCATGTTACGCAAGTCATCCCGCATGGGCCCTCCATATACGAGGTAAGGATGCTGTCCGACCAGCCCATTGACTATGAAGCTGGACAGTATTTTGAATGGGTAGTGCCCGGTGTATCAAGCAATCGCTCTTACTCGGTCGCCAACCGTCCGGGCAGCTGCGAGCTGATCTTCCATGTAAAGGCGTATGAACACGGCGAAGTCAGCCAGTATCTGAAGCAAGGTCGGCTTCGGGAAGGCGACATGTTCGAGCTTGTCGGCCCTTATGGAACCTTTGGCTTGGGTTCGCAGGCCGAAGCACCCGCCGTGATGGTGGCCGGTGGAACCGGCCTAGCGCCTTTATGCGCACTTCTGGAAGAAGAGTTTGCCAGCGGACGCAAGCGGCAGATTCGGCTGTTCTTTGGGGCACGTGCATCGTGCGAACTTTACTGGCTGGATCGCTTGCAGCAATGGGCGCAAAAGCATCCACAGTTTCAATATTTTCCGGTAATCGCCGACCCGGATAGCAGCCCCGACTGGCAAGGCGAGCTTGGACTTGTCACAGATTTGATGCAGCGCAAATTGACGGATGCCATGGGCTACGAGGCCTATCTGTGCGGCCCGCCGGCAATGATAGACGCTGTTGAAGACTTACTGATTTGTAAAGGCATCGACGAAAGCGATCTGCACGCGGACCGATTTCTTGCGATGGTTTAA
- a CDS encoding Phenylacetic acid catabolic protein: MQNVAEKLEAGSVSLQDFRQQDPEFQELMLNIISIHVASEMYGADCFEPSILKAPTAEFKMRMAKTVMEEYGHHLRFRQLMEELDLDWEEYARRKGHLTTFDTPVDTWADQVVFLALVDRAAAHQFRHFVNSPYQPFQKACQETLKEEYGHVGLGMDGVKHLLQTEEGRAQVEAAVKIWLPVGLQSFGGDGSKRNEAYRRWCIKQDTNENMRLAYFQQVRNIITQDWGIDIPEDMNEVWRSDGDDTERAY, from the coding sequence ATGCAAAACGTAGCTGAAAAACTCGAGGCAGGTTCGGTTTCACTGCAGGATTTCCGCCAGCAAGACCCCGAGTTCCAAGAGCTGATGCTCAATATCATCAGTATTCATGTGGCCAGTGAGATGTACGGCGCCGACTGCTTCGAACCCAGCATCCTGAAGGCCCCTACGGCCGAGTTCAAGATGCGTATGGCCAAAACGGTGATGGAAGAGTATGGCCATCACTTGCGCTTTCGCCAGCTGATGGAAGAGCTCGACCTTGATTGGGAAGAGTACGCACGCCGCAAAGGCCACCTCACCACCTTCGATACACCGGTTGACACCTGGGCGGATCAGGTCGTGTTCTTGGCCTTGGTCGACCGCGCAGCGGCACACCAGTTCCGACATTTCGTCAACTCGCCTTATCAGCCGTTCCAAAAAGCATGTCAGGAAACGCTCAAGGAAGAGTATGGCCACGTTGGCCTTGGCATGGACGGCGTAAAACACCTTCTACAAACAGAAGAAGGACGCGCCCAGGTGGAAGCGGCGGTCAAAATATGGTTGCCTGTGGGGCTGCAATCTTTTGGTGGTGACGGCTCAAAGCGCAACGAGGCTTATCGACGCTGGTGCATTAAACAAGACACCAACGAAAACATGAGGCTTGCGTACTTCCAGCAAGTTCGCAACATCATCACCCAAGATTGGGGCATAGATATCCCCGAAGACATGAATGAAGTGTGGCGTTCTGATGGCGACGATACCGAGCGCGCATACTGA
- a CDS encoding alpha/beta fold hydrolase, which yields MSASVGLGKMLVAAGHKTNVLESGNASKVVFLLHGSGPGVSAWTNWSTVIPELDQHFHIVAPDIAGFGYTEFKEGSKYDIKLWVNHLVGIMDEMSIQKASFVGNSFGGALAIGLALFAPERVEKLILLGTPAGEFEQTAGLRSVWEYEPSLESMRAIMELFPFDSTFITDEMVRVRYEASVRPGAQTALRQLIPKPKEGGTIVKGFPEASLRNIVAPTLVLHGREDSVVPPECGFLLARCIPRSELHLFGQCGHWVQIEHKRRFVQLVRDFCNE from the coding sequence ATGTCTGCGTCAGTAGGTTTAGGCAAGATGCTTGTGGCGGCTGGTCACAAAACCAATGTTTTGGAGTCCGGGAACGCTTCAAAAGTCGTCTTTCTGTTGCATGGTTCAGGTCCGGGTGTGTCTGCCTGGACAAATTGGTCAACGGTCATCCCCGAGCTGGATCAGCACTTTCATATCGTAGCGCCTGATATTGCGGGGTTTGGTTATACCGAATTCAAAGAAGGAAGTAAGTACGACATAAAGCTTTGGGTCAATCATCTGGTTGGCATTATGGACGAAATGTCAATTCAAAAGGCGTCGTTCGTTGGTAACTCGTTTGGTGGTGCATTGGCGATTGGGCTTGCGCTTTTTGCCCCCGAGCGAGTAGAGAAATTGATTCTGTTGGGTACCCCTGCAGGGGAGTTCGAACAAACTGCGGGCTTGCGGTCGGTTTGGGAGTACGAGCCTTCTCTTGAGTCGATGAGAGCCATCATGGAATTGTTCCCCTTTGATTCGACTTTTATTACTGACGAAATGGTTCGGGTGCGTTACGAGGCAAGTGTTCGCCCTGGCGCTCAAACGGCTCTGCGGCAATTGATACCAAAACCAAAGGAAGGAGGCACGATTGTCAAAGGGTTTCCCGAAGCTTCGCTCAGAAACATCGTTGCGCCCACGTTGGTTCTGCATGGGCGTGAAGACTCCGTCGTACCGCCTGAGTGTGGCTTCTTGCTAGCCCGTTGCATTCCGCGCTCAGAACTTCATTTGTTTGGCCAGTGTGGTCATTGGGTTCAAATTGAGCATAAACGCCGGTTTGTGCAGTTAGTGCGCGACTTCTGTAATGAATAA